In the genome of Serratia symbiotica (Periphyllus acericola), the window CTGCCGCCCTTCTGCGCCACCAGATCCAAACGCGCCTCATGAGCCGCCAGCTCTTTATCGCTGGCGTAGATCACTTTCATCGCCATCGCCGGGCGAACGATACGTTGAATATCCTGGGCGGAATTAGTCTGCTGTTTGTCGCCTTCCATCTGAAACGTCATTGACGTCTGACCGCCGGTCATCGCCAGATAAACCTCTGCCAATATCTCTGCATCAAGCAATGCGCCGTGCAGCGTGCGCTTGCTATTATCTATCTCATAGCGGCTGCACAGGGCATCAAGATTATTGCGCTTGCCAGGGAAAAAACGGCGCGCCATCAGCAGGCTGTCGGTAATAGTACAGAAGGTCTCGGTCTTCGGGATGCCCTGTTTTAACAGGTGGAATTCGTGATCTATAAAGCCGATGTCGAACGCCGCGTTATGGATAACTAACTCAAAGCCACGGATGAAATCGAAAAACTCATCGGCGATCTGATCGAAGGTCGGCTTATCGGCCAGGAACTCATCGCTTATACCGTGTACGCCATAAGCTTCTGGATCTACTAGCCGATCCGGCTTAACGTAGACATGGTAGTGACGACCCGTCAGACGGCGGTTAATCACTTCCACCGCACCGATTTCAATGATGCGGTGACCTTCGTAGTGCACCCCAAGTTTGTTCATACCGGTGGTTTCGGTATCAAGGACGATCTGTCTGGTGGTGGTTGAGATCATATTACAGTGCTCACAGCGCTCGTTTATGTCAGACTTGGTTTTTAGAACTGATAGGAAGAGTCTACCAGAGATGCTCAAACAGGTAGAAATTTTCACCGACGGCTCTTGCCTTGGCAATCCCGGACCCGGGGGGTACGGCGCAATATTGCTTTACAAGCAGGTCGAGAAGAACTGTAGCGTAGGTTATCACCTGACCACAAATAATCGTATGGAGTTGATGGCAGCGATCGTGGCATTGGAAGCGTTGACTGCACCCTGTAAGGTGCTCCTTAGCACCGACAGCCAATACGTGCGCCAAGGCATTACCCAGTGGATCCTTAACTGGAAGAAGCGCGGCTGGAAAACCGCCAATAAGAAACCCGTCAAAAATGTTGACTTGTGGCAACGCTTGGATCTGGCTATCCAGCGTCACACCATCACATGGGAATGGGTCAAGGGCCACGCTGGTCATGTGGATAACGAACGCTGCGACGTATTAGCGCGTGATGCGGCTGGCAATCCAACCCAGGAGGATGTTGGCTATCAGCCGGAAGCTTAAGGAATCTTACGGTAGCTCTTTATCGCGCCTACTGCGCGACTGAGAGACGTCTTTCTCACCCCTATTTTCATCGGCGTTGGCGTCAACGGTAATGTACGCTTGCGCGCCACAATCACACTCATGCACCCCAGAGCTGGCAAGTGGGTGCATAGAAACTTGTTGCCCTTGTGCTGCCAAGGTAGTACGTGAAAACGCGCTTGATGCAACACTTCGTAATTCAGCAAGCTAAGCCAATCCAGCACACGAATCTGGCTTAACATTCGGCTGGCATAAGGCTGGCGATGGCGCAGCCAGGGAACCAACTTGCCTATCCCAAGCAGGCTAAACGGATTGAAGCTGCTGATCACCAACCAGCCGTCGTCGATCAACACCCGATCAACCTCACGCAATAAGCGATGATAATCGCCTGCATAACACAGCGTATGCGCCAACAAACAGGCATCGACTGACTTGGTGACAAAGGGGAGTGGGCAGTTTTTAGCAATCACCTGTAGCCCGGCCCCTGCCAGCCCCACATTGACCTGATGTGAGATAGCGCATTTATCTGTCACCAAGTCGGCGCTGAGGTCACCGAGCTTCAATAGATGGAAACCAAACAGCTTTGGCCACCAGGGTTGCAACTGCTGTTCAAGCGCCCCACGATAGTACTCTCCCCATGGCAGCTCAGACCATGACGGCGGGTCAGTGAGCTTTTGTAGATTGCGGGCTGGTTTCATGATTTATTATCTTCTTTATTATTTCAAGCTGCTGCTAACGAGAAGGACAATATGAATCTTATCAGTATTCCTGCTTTACAAGATAATTACATTTGGTTGCTTGATGATCAACATGGACACTGCGTCATCATCGATCCGGGTGAGGCACCGCCAGCGCTTGTGGCATTACGCCGCCTGAAGCTAATACCCGATGCGATTTTGCTAACCCACCACCATCAGGATCACGTCGGCGGCTTGGCGCAGATTGTGGCGCACTATCCTAACTTGCCGGTGTACGGGCCGCAGGAAACGGCAGACAAAGGGGTGAATCATGTGGTACACGATGGTGAAAAATTCGAAATCAATGGCCGCCAATACGTAACGATAGCGCTGCCCGGACATACGTTAGGCCACGTGGCATTCTATAGTGTCCCTTATCTGTTCTGCGGCGACACCATGTTCTCAG includes:
- the dnaQ gene encoding DNA polymerase III subunit epsilon, with protein sequence MISTTTRQIVLDTETTGMNKLGVHYEGHRIIEIGAVEVINRRLTGRHYHVYVKPDRLVDPEAYGVHGISDEFLADKPTFDQIADEFFDFIRGFELVIHNAAFDIGFIDHEFHLLKQGIPKTETFCTITDSLLMARRFFPGKRNNLDALCSRYEIDNSKRTLHGALLDAEILAEVYLAMTGGQTSMTFQMEGDKQQTNSAQDIQRIVRPAMAMKVIYASDKELAAHEARLDLVAQKGGSCLWRSPEVE
- a CDS encoding methyltransferase domain-containing protein, encoding MKPARNLQKLTDPPSWSELPWGEYYRGALEQQLQPWWPKLFGFHLLKLGDLSADLVTDKCAISHQVNVGLAGAGLQVIAKNCPLPFVTKSVDACLLAHTLCYAGDYHRLLREVDRVLIDDGWLVISSFNPFSLLGIGKLVPWLRHRQPYASRMLSQIRVLDWLSLLNYEVLHQARFHVLPWQHKGNKFLCTHLPALGCMSVIVARKRTLPLTPTPMKIGVRKTSLSRAVGAIKSYRKIP
- the gloB gene encoding hydroxyacylglutathione hydrolase: MNLISIPALQDNYIWLLDDQHGHCVIIDPGEAPPALVALRRLKLIPDAILLTHHHQDHVGGLAQIVAHYPNLPVYGPQETADKGVNHVVHDGEKFEINGRQYVTIALPGHTLGHVAFYSVPYLFCGDTMFSAGCGMLFEGTAAQMYDSFKQLAQLPDSTLICCAHEYTLSNLKFALAVLPEDREIEVYQQHVEALRAKNQPSVPTNLQLERKINLFLRCHDYDLQNKLGFNSPPKQLHSVFSELRLRKDNF